GGAACCTCTGGATCTTTCTTGCCCTCGCGACGGTGATCTTGTCGTCTTCGGAAAGCTCCTCCATACCGAGGATGGCAATGATGTCCTGGAGTTCCTTGTACCTCTGGAGTATGGTCTGGACGCTCCGGGCAACGGCGTAATGTTCTTCTCCGATAACCTTGGGATCAAGTATTCTCGACGTTGAATCGAGCGGGTCAACAGCCGGGTATATGCCGAGCTCGGAAATCTGCCTTGAAAGAACAACCGTACCATCGAGATGGGTAAAGGCCGTCGCAACTGCCGGGTCGGTGAGGTCGTCGGCAGGGACGTAAATCGCCTGCATAGACGTGATTGCGCCTTTCTTTGTCGTTGTGATCCGTTCCTGGAGAATTCCCATCTCCGTCCCGAGGGTAGGCTGGTATCCAACGGCAGAGGGCATTCTGCCGAGGAGGGCAGAAAGCTCGGCGCCAGCGAGGGTATATCTGAATATGTTGTCGATAAAGATGAGCACGTCCTGCCCCTCGTCCCTGAAGTATTCAGCGCAGGTAAGGGCCGTAAGCGCAACCCTCGCCCTCGCCCCGGGAGGCTCGTTCATCTGTCCGTAAATGAGCGCCACCTTTTCGAGAACGCCTGAATGTTTCATTTCGCCGTAGAGGTCGTTCCCTTCCCTTGTCCTCTCGCCGACGCCTGCGAAGACCGACACACCACCATGCTTCATCGCTATATTATGGATCATCTCCATGATGACGACGGTCTTTCCAACACCTGCCCCTCCGAACATCCCCATCTTGCCGCCCCTGACAAAGGGGACGAGGAGGTCGAAGACCTTGACACCGGTCTCGAAGACCTGTGTGACAGGCTCCTGGGATGCAAAATCGGGCGCGGTCCGGTGGATCGGCAAGCGGGTTTCCGTTTGAATCGGACCCTTCTTGTCAACGCCTTCACCGATAACATTCATGATCCTGCCGAGGACTGCCTTCCCCACCGGTGCGGTTATCGGCTGGCCCGTATCGACGGCATCTGTTCCTCTCACGAGTCCGTCGGTAGCAGACATCGCAACGGTCCTTACCTTGTTTTCGCCGAGATGTGCGGCGACCTCAAGGGTAAGCTTGATGTCGGGAATACCCTTTGCTTCGTCACCCTTCTGATCGATCGTCACGGCATTCAGGATATCAGGCAGTTTTCCTTCGAATTCGATGTCGACAACGGCTCCGATAACCTGCGAAACTTTTCCTGTATTCATTCTCTACCCCCGTTTTCTATCTAATGTTGTTGAGATTAAGACCAGGAAATCTCTCAGCCTTAACGTCAACCTCGTGTTCTTAACCCTTCAGCGCCTCAACACCGCCGACAATATCCATAAGTTCTTTCGTAATGGAGGCCTGTCTCGCCTTGTTGTACTGGAGCGTCAGGCTTTCGATCACGTCGTTGGCGCTCTTCGTCGCGTTCTCCATGGTCGTCATCCTCGCAGCCTCCTCTGATGCCTGTGACTCAAGGAGCGCCCGGAAGACCTGAATCTCCACATTCTTGGGCAACAGCGTGTTAAAGATCTCCTCAGGAGAGGGCTCAAAAATGATGTCCCCTTCCAGACTCTTCTCACCCTCTTCCTCCTCCAGGGACACCAAAGGGAGGAGCCGCACCACAGAGACATGCTGGGTCATGACGGTCTTAAACTCATTGTAAATGATGACGACCTCATCAACGGCTTCGTTGACATAATCCTCTATGATATCCTTCGCCACTTCCTGTGCACTGGAATAGGTGACCCTGCCCGAAAGTCCTGTCCAGGAGTTCCGTATCGGGATGTTTCTCCGCTTCAAATAATCAACGGCCTTCTTGCCGATCGCACTGATGACGATATTGAACCCTTCGTCCCTTAGGCCTGCGACATGTTTGGTTGCAGCCTTCACAATATTCGTATTAAAAGCCCCGCAGAGCCCCCTGTCGCTCGTGATGACGATGACCTGAACGGTCTTCCTCGGTCTGGCTGCCAGGAGGGGATGGATACCTGTCTCGGTGTTCCTCGCAATGTTCTTAAGGCCCTCTCTCATTATCTCTGCATAGGGCCTGAGATCGAGCATGCGGGCCTGTGACTTCCTGAGCTTGGCAGCGGCGACCATCTTCATGGCCTTCGTAATCTGCCGGGTGTTGTTAACAGCCCTGATTCTTCTCTTGATGTCCCTGAGCGTCGGCATTGATTTTTTTAAGCCTTTGGCTGGAAGGTCTTCTTGAATTCATCCAGCAACTTTGCGAGTTTATCCTTGACGGAGTCATCGATGACCTTCTTTTCCTTTAACTCTTTCCTGAGCTCTCCTCCCCTGTCCCTCACATAGCTCAGGAGCTCCTCTTCAAACTTCCCGACCGATTCAACGGCAATATCGTCAAGATAGGCGTTGGCGCCGGCAAAGAGCACGATGATCTGGTCCTCCGCAGGCAGGGGAGAATACTGTCCCTGCTTCAAGAGCTCCACCATCCTCTTCCCGCGCTCGATCTGTGCGAGAGTTGCCTTGTCGAGGTCGCTTCCGAACTGGGCAAAGGCAGCAAGCTCGCGAAACTGTGCAAGGTCCAACCTGAGCGTCCCTGCAACCTGCTTCATGGCCTTTGTCTGGGCAGCGCCGCCGACGCGGCTGACCGAGAGACCGACGTTCACCGCAGGCCGCACGCCTGCATAGAAGAGTTCGGGCTCAAGGTATATCTGACCGTCGGTAATCGAAATAACATTGGTCGGGATGTATCCCGACACGTCTCCTGCCTGTGTCTCGATAATCGGCAGTGCCGTCAGGGACCCGCCTCCGAGTTCGTCGGACACCCTTGCGGCCCTTTCCAGGAGTCTTGAATGGAGGTAGAAGACATCACCCGGGAATGCCTCACGTCCGGGAGGCCGCCTGAGAAGGAGCGAGAGCTGTCTGTAGGCCGTTGCCTGTTTGCTGAGATCGTCATAAATGATCAGGGCGTGTCTGCCGCTGTCCCTGAAATACTCGCCCATGGCACAGCCGGTATAAGGGGCTATGTACTGAAGGGGAGCAGGCTCGCTCGCCGTCGCCGAGATGACAATGGTATGCTCCATTGCGCCTTGCTCTTCAAGGATCTTCACAACACGGGCGATATTTGATTGCTTCTGCCCTACCGCCACATAGATGCATGTTACGTCCCCGCCCTTCTGATTGATGATCGCATCGATACCGATGGCGGTCTTGCCTGTCTGGCGGTCGCCGATGATAAGCTCCCTCTGTCCCCTTCCAACGGGGATCATGGAATCGATGGCCTTGAGTCCTGTCTGGAGGGGTTGATTGACCGGCTGTCTGTCGATAATGCCGGGGGCAACCATATCGACAATTCTCATCTCCTTGGTGTCGATGGGGCCTTTACCGTCAATGGGCTGTCCTATAGCGTTCACGACCCTTCCCCTCAGCGCGTCCCCCACAGGAACAGACATGATTCTGCCCGTACGCTTGACAATATCTCCTTCATGGATCAGGGCGTCTTCACCGAAGAGAACAGCTCCGACCGTGTCTTCTTCAAGGTTCAGGGCCATTCCCATGATGCCGTTCGGAAATTCGA
This portion of the Thermodesulfovibrionales bacterium genome encodes:
- the atpD gene encoding F0F1 ATP synthase subunit beta, with the protein product MNTGKVSQVIGAVVDIEFEGKLPDILNAVTIDQKGDEAKGIPDIKLTLEVAAHLGENKVRTVAMSATDGLVRGTDAVDTGQPITAPVGKAVLGRIMNVIGEGVDKKGPIQTETRLPIHRTAPDFASQEPVTQVFETGVKVFDLLVPFVRGGKMGMFGGAGVGKTVVIMEMIHNIAMKHGGVSVFAGVGERTREGNDLYGEMKHSGVLEKVALIYGQMNEPPGARARVALTALTCAEYFRDEGQDVLIFIDNIFRYTLAGAELSALLGRMPSAVGYQPTLGTEMGILQERITTTKKGAITSMQAIYVPADDLTDPAVATAFTHLDGTVVLSRQISELGIYPAVDPLDSTSRILDPKVIGEEHYAVARSVQTILQRYKELQDIIAILGMEELSEDDKITVARARKIQRFLSQPFHVAEVFTGRPGKYVKVADTIKAFKSIVDGQYDDVPEQCFYMCGGIEDVEENAKKLGWSR
- the atpG gene encoding ATP synthase F1 subunit gamma, which translates into the protein MPTLRDIKRRIRAVNNTRQITKAMKMVAAAKLRKSQARMLDLRPYAEIMREGLKNIARNTETGIHPLLAARPRKTVQVIVITSDRGLCGAFNTNIVKAATKHVAGLRDEGFNIVISAIGKKAVDYLKRRNIPIRNSWTGLSGRVTYSSAQEVAKDIIEDYVNEAVDEVVIIYNEFKTVMTQHVSVVRLLPLVSLEEEEGEKSLEGDIIFEPSPEEIFNTLLPKNVEIQVFRALLESQASEEAARMTTMENATKSANDVIESLTLQYNKARQASITKELMDIVGGVEALKG
- the atpA gene encoding F0F1 ATP synthase subunit alpha, with amino-acid sequence MEINVAEISELLKKQITDFEKKVDVSEIGSVVSVGDGIARIYGLDKCMASELLEFPNGIMGMALNLEEDTVGAVLFGEDALIHEGDIVKRTGRIMSVPVGDALRGRVVNAIGQPIDGKGPIDTKEMRIVDMVAPGIIDRQPVNQPLQTGLKAIDSMIPVGRGQRELIIGDRQTGKTAIGIDAIINQKGGDVTCIYVAVGQKQSNIARVVKILEEQGAMEHTIVISATASEPAPLQYIAPYTGCAMGEYFRDSGRHALIIYDDLSKQATAYRQLSLLLRRPPGREAFPGDVFYLHSRLLERAARVSDELGGGSLTALPIIETQAGDVSGYIPTNVISITDGQIYLEPELFYAGVRPAVNVGLSVSRVGGAAQTKAMKQVAGTLRLDLAQFRELAAFAQFGSDLDKATLAQIERGKRMVELLKQGQYSPLPAEDQIIVLFAGANAYLDDIAVESVGKFEEELLSYVRDRGGELRKELKEKKVIDDSVKDKLAKLLDEFKKTFQPKA